The genomic stretch TATTTTGCATTTATAAGGTGAACATGAATGTACTTACATTATGTCCATAAATTGTTTGGGCTTTGAGGGTCACATCATCTGCCAGCCACCCTCACACATTTTGATTTTCAACATTACAGTTGTcactttatatttaaaaatgtttgttccTGATACTAAATTGGTATAtcattgcattagcaatgcaaaggttgtgggttcgattcccagggaacacataatATAAGTGACACATGACGCAGAAATataagcatttatttattttcatttctaTTATAGTGTTCTGCTTTTATATGTAAATGTCTATACTGGAAGCCTCAAGTACCAAAGAAAATTATTTGTGTAATAAAGCTCTTATTCAAATTTTGCTTCTTGAGAAAAATGTCAACTGTTTTTAAGACATTACTGGAAAACAAATGAAAAGTCATGTTTTTACTTGAAACCCAAAGTTGGTATACATTTCATTTCTCATTGAATAGATTAACAGCAACACTCCTCTCTGGTGGGCATGCCCTGTGAAAACCAGTTTTTGTTACTGGCAGTACAGAAAAGCAAACAGAATAGACAGACCTTGTGGCAGGACTTGCTGCTGGCAGGCAAAGACATAGGCTAAACATTGAGACACTGAGACACAGGCTGGGAGAAGAAAGAGCCATTTGTTCTGTATGGAGCCAGAATACATCAGTTCTTCATCATGGGACTGTTGGAAAGAAATCAAATGCGATTGCTTAATAGGGGGTTTCCAAacattacagtaaatataaCTTTCAAGTTTCAATAACTTTCAATATCTTACTCACTTTATCAGCCGATCAGAAATTTTCACtttataaaatgctgggttgtttcaacccatggttgggtcaaaagTGCTGGGTTTCGACAAACCTTTGATGCGTTTTTGGGtaagataaatacatttttaaggtTAATTTAATTTTGAGTCTGTCCAGATTTATCAAACCATGGCAGCATtgttttgggttaaaacaatccagtacatactgtaaaaagtaaaagttggatcaagtaaaaaaaaaatacttcaattatTTTCTCACTAAAGTGAAAATTTAAGTTTAACTATTTTAGGTGTTGCCAACTGAAGTTTTTTAAGTAGAGCTACTTTCACTTTTTAATGCAAACTAAAAGTTTAATTAAACCCAGAAGTTTTGGTAGGTGTTCCAAATAAGCGGGACTTATTGTGAAGTGCAAGGGAGAGTTAAGGAACTACTGGGAAACCCCTGGGTTTACTCTGGATCACAAACATACCAATGGATTTGGCAAATAGAAAGTTTACTCAACAGCTGTGatgaaaataaagttaaattgaatgatccaaaacaccaaaaatcattttaaaaagtttaaaattagtttaaaaacagtttactaatttaaaatgtttttttaacttaataTATTATAGTTACGGAGACATACAAAATTGTGAGCAGTGCACAGCTCTGTCTTCTCCACCCTGTACGTGCGTTTACAAATGAATAGTCTATAATAAACGATAACAAGGTGTTGCGCAATGTTTATTCTTCACGTGAACCGCCTTCATGGGCGTGGCTTTTTTTTAACTTTGAATCCCACATTTGCTCGCGTGTTGCCTTTCTGGATAATGTGcgatttgttattttttttgtgaactGCAGTCGCGAAATCTGGATAAGAACAGTTGTTTATAAAACTTTTTGGAGCACTGTGTTTTAGCTCAAAGTCTTGATAATGTTGGATTGGGTACTGACGATATTTCTGGGCTTGATGTCCGTGCTGCTGGTTTGTGCTCTTTGTGGAAGGAGGCGGCGGTGAGTAAATAAATCATGGTGATAAATCCTGTGTGTTTCGTTGTGCACGAGATGTCTGGTTATACCAGGTCAATATTTAAGTTAATTGACttgcatctttaaaaagtcaacAGACTTCATAGTAAGTTAAAGACGCGGATGGAATTTGTAATCGCCACTTTAATGTGTCTCTAATCtacatgaaaaaatactgtgtactttagtatttactatagtaaacggTGGTAAATAACCTTACTGGTACCAGTATATAGGtatgatgacaacattttcaaaaaccccAAAGCTCAAAATTTATCACATGACTTGACAGAACAGACATTCTCATTTACAAAGATACGTGGATTGTAAAAATTCATTGAGGATTGataaagttatgatatttttattattagaaaTCAGAGAAAAAAGTTATATAACACGCATGGGCTGTACATTGAGCTTTACAGCAAGTCGATTGGGACAAACCGGTTTGctacataaaataaaagttattttctaAGAAATGTTGTTTTGGATTGTTTGTATTTGGTCTCCTGTTATTCACTTTTTCACAAATTtctttttataatgataattatatttatatgtgTCAATCTTTGAATTTGGCTATTAAATGAATTATTTAGTTTGAGGACAGATAGATGTGGTAGTGAGTAATGACGTCTTTTACTGATCATCATAGTGCCAAGTAAAATTGTTGGGACATGTCTATAACCTCGCATACTTCATTACTCCCAACCAAGGCATTCATGATCTAGATTCTAGAGATTTAGTGCCATATACCTTTGATAAACTGAAAGCACAGATTGATTTTATATGTGTAACTGGGTCAATAACTGGGTTTTTTAGATGGTCAGGCTGGGAGACCGACCAACTTTGTATTTCTAATATATTTctaactatactctcattctggcataataatcaaggactttgctgccgtaacatgatgcaatgatattacgcaaggcctgaaaatagtccctttggtaactttcaatagcaggggactattttcgggaaaataaaaaattgtgatttttttttaggccgatatggctacgAACTATACTATCATTCCGGTGTAATAagcaaggactttgctgccgtaacatggctgcagcaggggCAATAATATTGGTAACGTTcgatagcaggggactattttcgggcactgtgtaatatcattgtgcctcctaatctaatcagattcaatggattgtgctaagctatgctaaaagtggtactgccagaatggagatcagctgaatggattccaaaacgttaaaaattaaatgtttaactctaggggagctggaaaatgagcatattttcgaaaaaattggagtgtccctttaagctttacatttatttctttGGGTGTGATGCTCTTCAGAGCCACTAAAATTATCAAATGATTTTGATCTCTATGATGGGTCATTGTTTTCATTTGCAAATACAGCCacagaaaaaaattcatttcAATGGTCCCTTTCAGTTTTTCTAGAtttagtatttatttttatgcgTTTAAGCTTCATTCTGTCAACTACCGAGGacatttctgccaaattcttaataaaaagggtgtttttatttacatttatttactgaaaatttaaatggggaaaacatggtcaaaataacaaaaaaagatgcaGCATTTTCCGATCTCCAATACtgatgagaaaacaaaacaaagttcaaattcatttcaaaacaacaaaaactaatgtttttacaggaaaaataaatatatttttcatggGTTTTGTCAAGCTTTTACATTTGCATACACCCGAGGTTTGCTTTTGTTGAAATTCAACAGACACTGGACTGAAATGGTCACAATACATCTAAAAATAACTATTAAAGTAAAAACTGAAGTGgtctcttatttttttttctttctgcgGCTGTATGAACATAATTATGTTGCTGTAAATCAACAAATCCCCATTGTACAAGTAGAAGGAAATTCCCAAAGGCAGCCTTATCCTGTAAAAGTAGGGCATGGGACACAGACAGTAGTAGTAGATCACAGAGCAtcaattttatcaattttaaaggagattactagcaaaacaacatttttaaaaaaatgtacaggattttgtttttaaaagtttgtGAAATTTCATCAGCAGTACAATAGAGCATATTAAAAGAAAAGTGTGTGTTACAGGAAGGAAGGTGAGCCTCCGCTTATTAAAGGCTGGATTCCCTTTCTGGGTAAAGCTTTGGAATACAGAAAAAACTCTCATCAGTTTCTAACAAAACTACAACAGGAGCATGGAGATGTTTTTACAGTACTTATAGCAGGTATCtcctacacacacatacacattgaTCCTCAACTTATTTATGATGAAACACATATTAATTGTTAAACACATAGTACATTGttaaagggcccatattatGCAATAATATGTTTTGAAATTTAGGTGTGTTGCCAGTGTGTGAACAGAACCaccctaaaatgaaaaaaatccttttttattattcattaaAACAAAGCAGTGTCATtatagcctggtccaaccagactctcgtacattcttttcatttgtacagagagtctggccacgctccattgcaaagcgttacttccgttaactctttcaccaccagcgttttttaaaacagttgccagccagcgccagcgtttttcatgattttcaccaaagtttagacagaaaatcttgtcattggcggggaagcgctttctcttaattgacgagatatctcgtcaatggcggtgaaagagttaaggagggtcctctgttgaagtttaaaactattggatctgcgcAGAGTCCCTCAGGATCTCCCATACGCAGTCGCTAACGTGTGgttgtgacgtatatcatgcgctgaaaccggccggaaacaacaagtacgaattatcagaccaacaaaacttagcaaacctggttcttgctccggctttaacttctgtatattcggcagctttgcaacaacggaccgaatagcttttctcacgtctttctccgctgccattactgaactacaactcaaactgacgcacaaccTCAACGTCATAATTTTTAGCcacccccctctgttcgctgattggacctgcagatttttgcaggagaaaacaaaactctacagagcagtcccagacgtactgctgaagcgaaatgaaaattaagcagaAGCATTttggagggcggagccaggctactgtcattagacatgctgttttgattctcctgttaatgtgatgtcacactgacaaAGCCCGCCCATGggcactgactgactggttaacatttcccaaaagcttttgtaaatgtgtttgttagcatgtTGTAGCACTAATCTTCATTTGCATTTGCAAAGGTACACGcatgaaaaaaatgttttgctccCGCCCAAATaagggcattttggacatgctataacaaatggtctgtggggtattttgagctgaaactttacagacaagAAAAGAAATTTCCAAATGCATCTTGTGTACTTACATATGACATTTTCGTGCAAAGACTTAACAAATCACAAATTGTGTCACAAAAATTTATACAATCCACATGCATAATTAAGTCTATGTATGTAGCATTAAAAATGCATGGCTAAATAGTAGGTAAAGGAAAGCGTATTACCCAGCAGGAGACTACTTGCTGTCCTGTTAACTATCCATCTAAAAATATGTGATTTAAAAGTGTATCTGTGTCTTTATTTAGGGAGATACATGACATTTGTGATGAACCCTCTCCTGTATCCGTCTGTGATCAAACATGGAAAACAATTGGATTTTCACAAGTTTTCCGACAGTGCAGCATCCAAAGCATTTGATTATCCATCATTACAGAATTCCCGGTTTCCTGGATTAAAAGACGAGATCCAAAGGATGTACACCTTGTTACAGGGACCCGCCCTTGACCCTCTCACTTTGAGCATGATGGGAAATCTGCAGCGGATCCTGCGACGTCTCTTGTATTGTAATGAAGGGCCTAACGGTGAATGGCAGGAGGCGGAGCTGTACGAATTTTGTAAACGTGTAATGTTTGAGGCCACGTTTAACACGCTGTACGGACAGTCAAAGCATCTTCAGCTGGATCAGCTTCGAGAGGACTTTGACAAATTTGATGCTTTTTTCCCTCTACTATTGGCACGGGTGCCCATCGGCTTGCTGGGAAAAACTAAAGAAATACGTAAGAAGCTGAAGAATTTTTTCCTGCCTCATAGAGTGGCAGAGTGGAATGCTCCATGTGAGTTCATACAATCCCGAGCGGCACTCTTCCAGAAATATGATACGCTTAAAGACCACGAAATAGCAGGTGACTCCCTCACATACACCAGCAAACTTaatgaatgattttttttgtttacccaaacacacacacacacacatagccACCGAGATGTTCAGTCTATTGTCAACACCCTACTGAAGCCAAGACATTCCCATGGTACCATGAACTTCCTGGTGTCTTATCTTTGGATCATAGCTTTAGTGTATAAATATAATCTGTAgttgttggggttattttcaacacagcattgggtcaaaaagggacaaacccaaccagtTTTGGGTTGTGATTTAACTAATGCTGGTGTAATGGAGGCCAGCTAGTGGCTGCACTTATGTGGTTTATTTACACGGAAAATAAATAGCTACACAAGGGCTGTTTTGACATTAGCTTTCAGGTGGCATAGTGGCTAACACTGTTGCCTCACAAAAACGAGGTCCCCAGTTTGAACCCCGGCTAGGTCctgtggcctttctgtgtggaatTGCATGTTTTCCTCCCAAAGGCCAAGACTTGCAGGTTAGATGAATTGGAAATGCCAAATTGCTCCTACCCCGCCATGTAACAGTATCCACTTCAAATTCAGCGTTCAAAGGTTGTAAATAATTAATCTGTATTAAATGCCCCCACtaattattctataaacataattaaattttgtaaataaaatttatttacaAGAACATAAAATTCCTCATAGATCTAGTCACTTATTTTTACTCTCAAAATGCACCACATTGATgtatttacctttaaatgcacaaaGTGACGGATTTTCTTCAGTCTGATGCAGTGGCGAGGCTACATAATGGTCAGGGTGACACTTGCCTACGCAGATTGACGATTGGCCACTCAGATCGATCAATTATGAGCCTAAATTGTATTTCAACTGTGCGTGTGTGTAGGTATGTATGTCACCGCGTCATGGTAGGTGCGCTGTATATCCCTCTAAATATGTCATGTGATCAATGTCTTGAGGTGGAGTAACCgtagtataagcggaataattgcctctgggccattgaattattaaaaaataattagttgtcaattattccttacatatgcTGGAATGGCCTtaagaataaacaaacaaacattagtTTTCATTCAAGAGTGGAAATCAACAGTAATACTGAAACATACTTGTAGATATTCAGATTAGCACTAAGTGAAAGCCAACCATGACTGCCACTTTTGCTGGTTCAAAGAAATGCATAAATTATCTATTTTCTCTCTGTAGGGCATCATTTTGCCATGTTGTGGGCATCAGTTGGAAACACTATCCCAGCAGCATTCTGGTGTCTGTACTATCTGATTTCACACCCAGAAGCCCTTGCAGCAGTACAAGCAGAGATTGTGGATGTGGTTGGACAGAAGAACATAGAGTCCATTCACAAAGAAGACATCAAAATAACACGAGAACAACTAGATCAAATGGTTTACTTAGGTGACACATGCACAAACATCCTGACTTTAAACataatggggcagtttcccggacagggcttaccCTAGTCCCatgctaaaatgcatatttgatctgcctttatttaaaaacacattgcactgacatatcttgacCTATAAtagtgacattgttttgtctcaagatgcacaccagtattgttttttgtaagaattacttaaatgtcctaatataaccagAGGCCTAgccctggattaatctaaacctgtccaggaaaccgccccaatagGATAGAAATTTATATTATGTAAAAAATCTATGTTTGGCTTAAAGTaatatacaaattattttttgtatGAACATTTTGGTGTGAACTATGCcattaatgtcaaaatccaCTAATTTAAactctctgtctttctgtcaATGTTAATCTCTAGAGAGTTCAGTGAATGAAAGTTTACGTCTCTCGTCTGTATCGATGAACATCCGTGTAGTTCAGGAAGACTTCTGTTTGCGTTTGGATGCCCAGCAGTCCATCAACCTGCGCAAAGATGACATCATTGCTCTCTATCCCCAAAGCACGCACCTAGACCCTGAAATATACGAACAACCTcaggtaacacacacacacacacacacacacacacacacacacagtactaCTGCCTAGAGTCACATGACTGATGTTACTGTTGGTTTATTAACTGAAATGTcttgtttgtgtgtattttttgtAGCAATTCCAATTTGACCGTTTCGTGGAGGACAGGAAGGATAAAACCGAGTTTTATAAATGCGGACAGAAAGTCCGTCACTATCGCATGCCGTTCGGCTCCGGGGCCAGCCAGTGTCCCGGGCGTTTTTTTGCAAATAATGAGCTCAAGCAGTTTGTGTGCGTCACTTTGCTGATGGGTGAAATGCAGTTGCTGCACGGCCAGCCGGAGCCGATGCTGGACAATAGCCGTGCTGGTC from Paramisgurnus dabryanus chromosome 6, PD_genome_1.1, whole genome shotgun sequence encodes the following:
- the cyp7b1 gene encoding cytochrome P450 7B1 isoform X1; its protein translation is MLDWVLTIFLGLMSVLLVCALCGRRRRKEGEPPLIKGWIPFLGKALEYRKNSHQFLTKLQQEHGDVFTVLIAGRYMTFVMNPLLYPSVIKHGKQLDFHKFSDSAASKAFDYPSLQNSRFPGLKDEIQRMYTLLQGPALDPLTLSMMGNLQRILRRLLYCNEGPNGEWQEAELYEFCKRVMFEATFNTLYGQSKHLQLDQLREDFDKFDAFFPLLLARVPIGLLGKTKEIRKKLKNFFLPHRVAEWNAPCEFIQSRAALFQKYDTLKDHEIAGHHFAMLWASVGNTIPAAFWCLYYLISHPEALAAVQAEIVDVVGQKNIESIHKEDIKITREQLDQMVYLESSVNESLRLSSVSMNIRVVQEDFCLRLDAQQSINLRKDDIIALYPQSTHLDPEIYEQPQQFQFDRFVEDRKDKTEFYKCGQKVRHYRMPFGSGASQCPGRFFANNELKQFVCVTLLMGEMQLLHGQPEPMLDNSRAGLGVLPPANRIPFRYRQKQNPMHPEE
- the cyp7b1 gene encoding cytochrome P450 7B1 isoform X3 yields the protein MSVLLVCALCGRRRKEGEPPLIKGWIPFLGKALEYRKNSHQFLTKLQQEHGDVFTVLIAGRYMTFVMNPLLYPSVIKHGKQLDFHKFSDSAASKAFDYPSLQNSRFPGLKDEIQRMYTLLQGPALDPLTLSMMGNLQRILRRLLYCNEGPNGEWQEAELYEFCKRVMFEATFNTLYGQSKHLQLDQLREDFDKFDAFFPLLLARVPIGLLGKTKEIRKKLKNFFLPHRVAEWNAPCEFIQSRAALFQKYDTLKDHEIAGHHFAMLWASVGNTIPAAFWCLYYLISHPEALAAVQAEIVDVVGQKNIESIHKEDIKITREQLDQMVYLESSVNESLRLSSVSMNIRVVQEDFCLRLDAQQSINLRKDDIIALYPQSTHLDPEIYEQPQQFQFDRFVEDRKDKTEFYKCGQKVRHYRMPFGSGASQCPGRFFANNELKQFVCVTLLMGEMQLLHGQPEPMLDNSRAGLGVLPPANRIPFRYRQKQNPMHPEE
- the cyp7b1 gene encoding cytochrome P450 7B1 isoform X2; protein product: MTFVMNPLLYPSVIKHGKQLDFHKFSDSAASKAFDYPSLQNSRFPGLKDEIQRMYTLLQGPALDPLTLSMMGNLQRILRRLLYCNEGPNGEWQEAELYEFCKRVMFEATFNTLYGQSKHLQLDQLREDFDKFDAFFPLLLARVPIGLLGKTKEIRKKLKNFFLPHRVAEWNAPCEFIQSRAALFQKYDTLKDHEIAGHHFAMLWASVGNTIPAAFWCLYYLISHPEALAAVQAEIVDVVGQKNIESIHKEDIKITREQLDQMVYLESSVNESLRLSSVSMNIRVVQEDFCLRLDAQQSINLRKDDIIALYPQSTHLDPEIYEQPQQFQFDRFVEDRKDKTEFYKCGQKVRHYRMPFGSGASQCPGRFFANNELKQFVCVTLLMGEMQLLHGQPEPMLDNSRAGLGVLPPANRIPFRYRQKQNPMHPEE